The following coding sequences lie in one Methanothermobacter sp. MT-2 genomic window:
- a CDS encoding predicted cation-transporting ATPase: MKIYQLAEEEVFEKLGTSKDGLSSQEAEKRLMEYGPNKLKEVKKKPIIFSFLENLYNLLALILWAASLLAFISGTPQLGIAIIAVIIINALFSFWQEYEAEKAAEALKSILPLKAKVIRDSMEIEILAENLVPGDLLILEEGDNVPADARLIEAHELKVDNSTLTGESKPIRKVSYPIEEYDNYVETPNLVFAGTSITAGSGKAIVYKTGENTEFSRIAALTQEVKEEPSPLQRQISTVARIIGVIAILMGIILFLINLYIVKLPVNLAFIFAIGLMVANVPEGLLPTVTLSLASSARKMVKDNALIKKLSSVETLGSTTIICTDKTGTLTRNQMTVRKVWVPYKIIDVTGTGYEPKGEFIWDGKTLTHKDLREIKLLMRAASFCNDAKLIPPNDNGEWHIIGDPTEAALLVAAQKIGFDRDQEMEKMPRITELPFDSKRKMMTSIHQKPHKRVAYVKGAPKKIISLSKWISVNGKPELLTSEKKKEIIKIHDELASQGFRMLAMAYRDLPEELEDYKPENVEKDLILVGMTALQDPPRENVKKAVRECQRAGIKIIMITGDYGLTAAAIAKEIGIIQDNNYHIIKGKELDQLSDDELGKLLKSERNIIFARTVPEHKMRIAKVLENEEEVVAMTGDGVNDAPALRKADIGVAMGSGTDVAKEAAEIVLIDDNFATIVKAVKEGRTIYENIRKFITYIFSHETAEIVPFILMVLLGIPLPITVMQILAIDLGTDTLPALALGRSPPEADVMDRPPRPPHERLLNLPVIVRGYLFIGVIEAILVMSGYFWVLHDAGWTLGKSLNFTDPIYLKATTMVFAGIVMAQVGNLLTCQTMKSSVFEIGLFKNRWIIWGILFELIILFSIVYIPQLQFIFGTAPLGLNEWLYLISFVPIVFLADEIRKAIFRRFNL, encoded by the coding sequence ATGAAAATATATCAACTAGCTGAGGAAGAGGTTTTCGAAAAATTAGGAACATCAAAAGATGGTTTAAGTTCTCAAGAGGCTGAAAAACGCCTGATGGAATATGGACCTAACAAACTGAAGGAAGTTAAAAAGAAACCCATCATATTCAGTTTTTTGGAGAATCTGTACAATCTTTTGGCCCTAATTCTGTGGGCTGCTAGTCTTCTTGCTTTTATATCAGGAACACCTCAATTAGGAATTGCCATAATCGCCGTTATTATCATAAATGCTCTTTTCAGCTTCTGGCAAGAATATGAGGCTGAAAAGGCCGCTGAAGCGCTTAAGAGTATCTTACCTTTAAAGGCGAAGGTTATAAGGGACAGCATGGAAATCGAAATTTTAGCAGAAAATCTTGTCCCAGGAGATCTTCTAATCCTAGAAGAAGGAGATAACGTCCCGGCAGATGCAAGACTCATCGAAGCACACGAGCTGAAAGTTGACAATTCAACATTAACCGGAGAATCTAAGCCTATAAGGAAAGTATCCTATCCAATAGAAGAATATGATAACTATGTCGAAACACCTAACCTTGTATTCGCAGGTACTAGTATAACAGCCGGCTCAGGTAAAGCAATAGTATATAAAACCGGTGAAAACACCGAATTCAGCAGGATAGCCGCGTTGACACAAGAGGTTAAGGAAGAACCGAGTCCACTCCAAAGACAAATATCAACGGTAGCGAGAATAATAGGAGTCATCGCGATCCTCATGGGGATAATATTATTCCTCATAAACCTCTATATTGTTAAGTTACCAGTTAATCTGGCATTTATTTTCGCAATAGGCTTGATGGTGGCTAACGTACCAGAAGGACTATTACCAACTGTCACGTTATCCCTTGCAAGTTCAGCCCGTAAAATGGTGAAGGATAATGCCCTTATAAAAAAACTATCCAGTGTAGAAACCCTTGGATCTACTACCATCATATGCACAGATAAAACAGGCACACTAACTCGCAACCAGATGACAGTACGGAAAGTATGGGTACCCTATAAAATAATCGATGTAACCGGAACAGGTTATGAACCAAAAGGAGAATTTATATGGGATGGTAAAACACTCACCCACAAGGATCTACGTGAAATAAAATTGCTAATGCGGGCTGCCTCATTCTGTAATGACGCTAAACTAATACCACCAAATGACAATGGGGAATGGCACATCATAGGAGACCCCACAGAAGCAGCATTACTCGTAGCCGCCCAAAAGATAGGTTTCGACCGCGACCAAGAAATGGAAAAAATGCCAAGAATAACAGAACTCCCATTCGACTCCAAAAGAAAAATGATGACATCAATACACCAAAAACCCCACAAAAGGGTTGCATATGTAAAAGGAGCCCCGAAAAAGATAATATCACTCTCAAAATGGATATCAGTGAACGGAAAACCAGAACTCCTAACCAGCGAAAAGAAAAAAGAAATAATAAAAATCCACGACGAACTCGCATCCCAAGGATTCAGAATGCTTGCAATGGCCTACAGAGACCTCCCAGAAGAACTAGAAGATTACAAACCAGAAAACGTTGAAAAAGACCTAATATTAGTAGGGATGACAGCACTCCAAGACCCTCCACGTGAAAACGTTAAAAAAGCCGTTAGAGAATGCCAAAGGGCTGGTATAAAGATAATAATGATAACAGGCGATTATGGTCTAACCGCAGCAGCTATAGCAAAAGAAATAGGGATAATCCAAGATAACAACTATCATATAATAAAAGGGAAAGAATTAGACCAACTATCAGACGACGAACTTGGAAAGCTCCTCAAAAGTGAAAGAAACATAATATTCGCAAGAACAGTCCCAGAACATAAAATGCGCATAGCAAAAGTTCTAGAAAATGAAGAAGAAGTAGTGGCCATGACAGGGGATGGGGTTAACGACGCACCAGCCCTCAGAAAAGCTGATATAGGTGTTGCAATGGGTAGCGGGACCGACGTTGCCAAGGAAGCGGCTGAGATAGTCCTCATAGATGACAATTTCGCCACTATAGTGAAAGCAGTGAAAGAAGGACGTACAATCTATGAAAATATCAGGAAATTTATAACATACATTTTTTCCCACGAAACCGCCGAGATAGTGCCGTTCATCCTCATGGTCTTGCTTGGAATACCACTCCCAATTACTGTGATGCAAATACTCGCAATAGACCTTGGAACAGACACCCTACCCGCCCTGGCCCTTGGCAGAAGCCCTCCCGAAGCTGATGTTATGGATAGACCCCCAAGACCACCCCATGAAAGACTCTTGAACTTACCAGTCATAGTTCGTGGATACCTTTTTATTGGTGTTATAGAGGCCATCCTTGTAATGTCAGGTTATTTCTGGGTGCTCCATGATGCAGGTTGGACACTAGGAAAATCTTTAAATTTCACAGACCCTATTTACCTTAAAGCCACTACAATGGTCTTCGCCGGTATAGTCATGGCCCAGGTAGGTAACCTATTAACATGTCAGACCATGAAATCATCAGTTTTTGAAATTGGATTATTTAAGAATCGTTGGATCATCTGGGGGATACTATTCGAACTTATTATACTATTTTCCATTGTTTATATTCCCCAGCTCCAGTTTATATTTGGAACAGCGCCTCTTGGCCTTAATGAATGGCTATACCTAATATCATTTGTACCTATAGTTTTCCTAGCAGATGAAATCCGAAAAGCAATCTTCAGACGTTTCAACTTATAA